The Bos indicus x Bos taurus breed Angus x Brahman F1 hybrid chromosome 25, Bos_hybrid_MaternalHap_v2.0, whole genome shotgun sequence genome has a window encoding:
- the MICALL2 gene encoding MICAL-like protein 2 isoform X6 yields MEAREALQAQRAASRCFTSAPPPPGGPGELAVCPLLPGQPCKGQAAGGSLNSSCGVCGQHVHLMQRHLADGRLYHRGCFRCKQCSSTLHSGAYRATGEPGVFICSSHHPETTSASPTLPSLASRRHGAMSMDSETPGGLRKTREASGQRDVGPKARLPGWDAVAGSTSARGSAPAATDPPAPASSRVPTGSPAAPRLMVGPAGGEAGTHVTSSSLTVWPSPAGRPRPTGTPSAPDPCPATPQGWATPRVSAPQTKLSSRPASPVPASTPAWTPSSSKTQQARERFFQTPGAAPGPGPAAADMPSRDGRKEQALSFLRKTLPELGAPGRAGGRGSERQRAPTTATPAPSSHPRSEGPGASPPARASLPTSPQTLSSPARMGPPATPGVGSTSWASQEAKKGSAASSGAVGAGAGSRLKLEAPLAKGPGASPQGSPEDQPAGWRARLKPVDKSPVDRAPEAKEPQVLREPRAGDAAGKASGSSKAGIRITLTSVRVDRTPGVAGPGASLPAASASASPLRKLAVPASLDVSGDWLQLEPSRKESPARSQKEEEKGPPQGKPGRPPGPAGVAAPPAKSAASPVRLHPDDMPPEIQRQVQDIERQLDALELQGVGLEKRLRAAEGDDSEDALMVDWFRLVHEKQLLLRLESELMYKARDQRLEEQQLDLEGELRRLMAKPEGLKSPQDRRREQDLLDQYVHTVNSRSDIIDFLDEDRLREQEEDEVLQSMIQKLDLQRSGEEQRKKPRFRLSSIWSPKSRSRTPE; encoded by the exons ATGGAGGCCAGGGAGGCCCTACAGGCCCAGCGGGCTGCAAGCCGCTGCTTCACCTCAGCCCCTCCCCCGCCCGGTGGGCCTGGAGAACTGGCGGTGTGTCCTTTGCTCCCAGGCCAGCCCTGCAAG GGCCAGGCCGCGGGGGGCTCCCTCAACAGCAGCTGCGGCGTCTGCGGGCAGCACGTGCATCTCATGCAGCGCCACCTGGCAGACGGGAGGCTGTACCACCGCGGCTGCTTCAG GTGTAAGCAGTGCTCCAGCACTCTGCACTCGGGGGCCTACAGGGCCACAGGAGAGCCCGGTGTCTTCATCTGCTCCAGCCATCACCCCGAAACCACCTCTGCCAGCCCCACGTTGCCCAGCCTGGCCTCCAGGCGGCATGGAGCCATGTCCATGGACTCGGAGACCCCTGGAGGCCTGAGGAAGACGCGGGAGGCAAGCGGACAGAGAGACGTGGGGCCAAAGGCCAGGCTGCCTGGCTGGGACGCCGTAGCGGGCAGTACGTCTGCCAGAGGTTCTGCTCCAGCTGCAACCGACCCGCCAGCCCCCGCTTCATCCCGAGTCCCCACGGGGAGCCCAGCTGCGCCCAGGCTCATGGTGGGCCCTGCAGGGGGTGAAGCCGGAACTCATGTAACCAGCAGCTCCCTGACGGTATGGCCGTCGCCAGCAGGCAGACCCCGGCCCACCGGGACCCCGAGTGCCCCGGATCCTTGCCCGGCCACACCGCAAGGCTGGGCCACACCCCGAGTCTCAGCCCCCCAGACCAAGCTCAGTTCCAGGCCGGCGTCTCCAGTGCCAGCAAGCACCCCAGCCTGGACCCCATCATCCTCTAAGACCCAGCAGGCTCGGGAGCGGTTCTTCCAGACCCCCGGAGCTGCCCCCGGCCCTGGCCCGGCTGCTGCAGATATGCCTTCCAGGGACGGCCGCAAGGAGCAGGCACTGAGCTTCCTCCGCAAAACCCTCCCGGAGCTCGGGGCGCCCGGCAG AGCTGGAGGCCGCGGGTCCGAGCGCCAGAG GGCCCCCACCACCGCCACCCCCGCTCCCAGCTCCCATCCCAGATCCGAGGGGCCCGGAGCCAGTCCGCCAGCCAGGGCGTCACTGCCCACATCCCCACAGACCCTCAGCTCCCCCGCGAGGATGGGGCCTCCCGCCACCCCGGGTGTGGGCAGTACCTCATGGGCATCCCAGGAGGCCAAGAAGGGCTCGGCTGCCTCCTCAGGGGCTGTCGGGGCCGGTGCTGGCTCCAGGCTGAAGCTGGAGGCCCCGCTGGCCAAGG GCCCAGGTGCCAGCCCCCAGGGCAGCCCGGAGGACCAGCCGGCGGGGTGGAGGGCCCGCCTGAAGCCCGTGGATAAGAGCCCTGTGGACAG GGCCCCGGAGGCAAAGGAACCTCAGGTCCTGAGAGAGCCGCGGGCAGGTGATGCAGCCGGGAAGGCGTCCGGGAGCTCCAAGGCGGGCATCCGCATCACGCTGACCTCTGTGCGGGTGGACAGGACGCCGGGCGTGGCCGGCCCCGGGGCCAGCCTCCCAG CCGCGTCTGCGTCTGCATCCCCTCTCAGGAAGCTGGCTGTCCCAGCCAGCCTGGATGTTTCTGGCGACTGGCTGCAGCTTGAACCATCGAGGAAGGAAAGCCCTGCCCGGagccagaaggaggaggagaaaggtcCTCCGCAAGGCAAACCAG ggaGGCCTCCAGGCCCGGCCGGTGTAGCTGCTCCGCCTGCCAAGTCGGCAGCCTCCCCAGTCAGG CTGCACCCCGACGACATGCCGCCCGAGATCCAGCGGCAAGTTCAGGACATTGAGAGGCAGCTGGATGCCCTGGAGCTCCAGGGCGTGGGGCTGGAGAAGCGTCTGCGAGCGGCTGAGGGGG ATGACTCAGAGGATGCCCTCATGGTGGACTGGTTCCGGCTCGTCCATGAGAAGCAGCTGCTGTTGAGGCTGGAGTCAGAGCTGATGTACAA GGCCAGGGATCAGCGCCTGGAGGAGCAGCAGCTGGACCTCGAGGGGGAGCTGCGCCGGCTGATGGCCAAGCCGG AGGGTCTGAAGTCCCCCCAGGACCGGCGGCGGGAGCAGGATCTGCTGGACCAGTACGTGCACACGGTCAACAGCCGAAGCGACATCATCGACTTCCTGGATGAGGACCGGCTTAG ggagcaggaggaggacgAGGTGCTGCAGAGCATGATCCAGAAGCTCG ACCTGCAGAGGAGCGGCGAGGAGCAGAGGAAGAAGCCCAGATTCCGCTTGTCCAGCATCTGGTCCCCCAAGAGCCGGAGCAGGACCCCCGAGTAG
- the MICALL2 gene encoding MICAL-like protein 2 isoform X3, which produces MAAIKALQQWCRQQCEGYRDVSITDMTTSFRDGLAFCAILHRHRPDLINFDALRKENVYENNKLAFSVAEEQLGIPALLDAEDMVALKVPDRLSILTYVSQYYNYFQRGASAERTAGVKRPSSNASEEPSGKKAPTQPIQPAPGPARGQPLSPVSTNRTVQRKDGGTEGPPQKAGQAAGGSLNSSCGVCGQHVHLMQRHLADGRLYHRGCFRCKQCSSTLHSGAYRATGEPGVFICSSHHPETTSASPTLPSLASRRHGAMSMDSETPGGLRKTREASGQRDVGPKARLPGWDAVAGSTSARGSAPAATDPPAPASSRVPTGSPAAPRLMVGPAGGEAGTHVTSSSLTVWPSPAGRPRPTGTPSAPDPCPATPQGWATPRVSAPQTKLSSRPASPVPASTPAWTPSSSKTQQARERFFQTPGAAPGPGPAAADMPSRDGRKEQALSFLRKTLPELGAPGRAGGRGSERQRAPTTATPAPSSHPRSEGPGASPPARASLPTSPQTLSSPARMGPPATPGVGSTSWASQEAKKGSAASSGAVGAGAGSRLKLEAPLAKGPGASPQGSPEDQPAGWRARLKPVDKSPVDRAPEAKEPQVLREPRAGDAAGKASGSSKAGIRITLTSVRVDRTPGVAGPGASLPAASASASPLRKLAVPASLDVSGDWLQLEPSRKESPARSQKEEEKGPPQGKPGRPPGPAGVAAPPAKSAASPVRLHPDDMPPEIQRQVQDIERQLDALELQGVGLEKRLRAAEGDDSEDALMVDWFRLVHEKQLLLRLESELMYKARDQRLEEQQLDLEGELRRLMAKPEGLKSPQDRRREQDLLDQYVHTVNSRSDIIDFLDEDRLRRRTRCCRA; this is translated from the exons ATGGCGGCCATCAAGGCGCTGCAGCAGTGGTGCCGGCAGCAGTGCGAGGGCTACCGGGACGTGAGCATCACCGACATGACCACGTCGTTCCGCGACGGCCTGGCCTTCTGCGCCATCCTGCACCGCCACCGGCCGGACCTCAT AAACTTCGATGCTCTCAGGAAGGAAAACGTTTATGAGAACAACAAGCTG GCCTTTAGCGTGGCGGAGGAGCAGCTGGGCATCCCGGCCCTGCTGGACGCCGAGGACATGGTGGCCCTGAAGGTGCCCGACCGGCTGAGCATCCTGACCTACGTGTCCCAGTACTACAACTACTTCCAGAGGGGTGCCTCCG CTGAGCGCACGGCCGGTGTCAAAAGGCCGTCGTCTAATGCCAGTGAGGAGCCGTCTGGAAAGAAGGCCCCGACCCAGCCCATCCAGCCCGCACCCGGCCCGGCCCGGGGACAGCCGCTGTCTCCAGTCAGCACAAACCGTACCGTCCAGAGGAAAGATGGGGGCACGGAGGGCCCCCCGCAGAAGGCT GGCCAGGCCGCGGGGGGCTCCCTCAACAGCAGCTGCGGCGTCTGCGGGCAGCACGTGCATCTCATGCAGCGCCACCTGGCAGACGGGAGGCTGTACCACCGCGGCTGCTTCAG GTGTAAGCAGTGCTCCAGCACTCTGCACTCGGGGGCCTACAGGGCCACAGGAGAGCCCGGTGTCTTCATCTGCTCCAGCCATCACCCCGAAACCACCTCTGCCAGCCCCACGTTGCCCAGCCTGGCCTCCAGGCGGCATGGAGCCATGTCCATGGACTCGGAGACCCCTGGAGGCCTGAGGAAGACGCGGGAGGCAAGCGGACAGAGAGACGTGGGGCCAAAGGCCAGGCTGCCTGGCTGGGACGCCGTAGCGGGCAGTACGTCTGCCAGAGGTTCTGCTCCAGCTGCAACCGACCCGCCAGCCCCCGCTTCATCCCGAGTCCCCACGGGGAGCCCAGCTGCGCCCAGGCTCATGGTGGGCCCTGCAGGGGGTGAAGCCGGAACTCATGTAACCAGCAGCTCCCTGACGGTATGGCCGTCGCCAGCAGGCAGACCCCGGCCCACCGGGACCCCGAGTGCCCCGGATCCTTGCCCGGCCACACCGCAAGGCTGGGCCACACCCCGAGTCTCAGCCCCCCAGACCAAGCTCAGTTCCAGGCCGGCGTCTCCAGTGCCAGCAAGCACCCCAGCCTGGACCCCATCATCCTCTAAGACCCAGCAGGCTCGGGAGCGGTTCTTCCAGACCCCCGGAGCTGCCCCCGGCCCTGGCCCGGCTGCTGCAGATATGCCTTCCAGGGACGGCCGCAAGGAGCAGGCACTGAGCTTCCTCCGCAAAACCCTCCCGGAGCTCGGGGCGCCCGGCAG AGCTGGAGGCCGCGGGTCCGAGCGCCAGAG GGCCCCCACCACCGCCACCCCCGCTCCCAGCTCCCATCCCAGATCCGAGGGGCCCGGAGCCAGTCCGCCAGCCAGGGCGTCACTGCCCACATCCCCACAGACCCTCAGCTCCCCCGCGAGGATGGGGCCTCCCGCCACCCCGGGTGTGGGCAGTACCTCATGGGCATCCCAGGAGGCCAAGAAGGGCTCGGCTGCCTCCTCAGGGGCTGTCGGGGCCGGTGCTGGCTCCAGGCTGAAGCTGGAGGCCCCGCTGGCCAAGG GCCCAGGTGCCAGCCCCCAGGGCAGCCCGGAGGACCAGCCGGCGGGGTGGAGGGCCCGCCTGAAGCCCGTGGATAAGAGCCCTGTGGACAG GGCCCCGGAGGCAAAGGAACCTCAGGTCCTGAGAGAGCCGCGGGCAGGTGATGCAGCCGGGAAGGCGTCCGGGAGCTCCAAGGCGGGCATCCGCATCACGCTGACCTCTGTGCGGGTGGACAGGACGCCGGGCGTGGCCGGCCCCGGGGCCAGCCTCCCAG CCGCGTCTGCGTCTGCATCCCCTCTCAGGAAGCTGGCTGTCCCAGCCAGCCTGGATGTTTCTGGCGACTGGCTGCAGCTTGAACCATCGAGGAAGGAAAGCCCTGCCCGGagccagaaggaggaggagaaaggtcCTCCGCAAGGCAAACCAG ggaGGCCTCCAGGCCCGGCCGGTGTAGCTGCTCCGCCTGCCAAGTCGGCAGCCTCCCCAGTCAGG CTGCACCCCGACGACATGCCGCCCGAGATCCAGCGGCAAGTTCAGGACATTGAGAGGCAGCTGGATGCCCTGGAGCTCCAGGGCGTGGGGCTGGAGAAGCGTCTGCGAGCGGCTGAGGGGG ATGACTCAGAGGATGCCCTCATGGTGGACTGGTTCCGGCTCGTCCATGAGAAGCAGCTGCTGTTGAGGCTGGAGTCAGAGCTGATGTACAA GGCCAGGGATCAGCGCCTGGAGGAGCAGCAGCTGGACCTCGAGGGGGAGCTGCGCCGGCTGATGGCCAAGCCGG AGGGTCTGAAGTCCCCCCAGGACCGGCGGCGGGAGCAGGATCTGCTGGACCAGTACGTGCACACGGTCAACAGCCGAAGCGACATCATCGACTTCCTGGATGAGGACCGGCTTAG gaggaggacgAGGTGCTGCAGAGCATGA